From a single Miltoncostaea oceani genomic region:
- a CDS encoding peptidylprolyl isomerase, with amino-acid sequence MLRSLSPRRLIIFAPITVIVVAFAIGVVFVTTGGTGSGGAPEGGFAIAGRQITAEEIAGRAAELTPSDQSNLPAPVDARQIRDAAATQLLIEALILEEAEKRGISVAGNDRERLAQAIFQTPYTELGDLQKRTIEIAQLQSAIQDELLAENPADISERAMRAWWERNSAGLATPTFRNVRVVAGTTSAEADRFIARLRAGEDFEKVYASSSEGAGSPTGVGGIQAVVPGSYTPEVVRAIHGARTGSVVGPFRVAESRFLAVSVIEDLVPERGKSFEQSTVEIRAGLREEKRQSLWREFLDSARSGAEASIDDPEGLLPPANLYTPPSMSGGTNELPPPPPNPALQQRG; translated from the coding sequence ATGCTGAGATCACTCTCCCCACGGCGCTTGATCATCTTCGCGCCCATCACCGTCATCGTCGTCGCCTTCGCCATCGGAGTCGTCTTCGTGACGACCGGTGGGACTGGGAGTGGCGGCGCCCCCGAGGGTGGTTTCGCGATCGCCGGCCGGCAGATCACGGCGGAGGAGATCGCCGGCCGGGCGGCCGAGCTGACGCCCTCGGACCAGTCGAACCTCCCCGCGCCGGTGGATGCGCGGCAGATCCGCGACGCCGCGGCCACCCAGCTGCTGATCGAGGCTCTGATCCTCGAGGAGGCCGAGAAGCGAGGCATCTCCGTCGCCGGCAACGACCGCGAGCGCCTCGCCCAGGCGATCTTCCAGACGCCCTACACCGAGCTGGGGGACCTGCAGAAGCGCACCATCGAGATCGCGCAACTCCAGAGCGCGATCCAGGACGAGCTCCTGGCCGAGAACCCGGCCGACATCTCCGAGCGCGCGATGCGCGCCTGGTGGGAGCGCAACAGCGCCGGCCTCGCAACCCCGACGTTCCGCAACGTCCGTGTCGTCGCGGGCACCACCTCCGCGGAGGCGGATCGCTTCATCGCACGCCTGCGCGCGGGCGAGGACTTCGAGAAGGTCTACGCCTCGAGCAGCGAGGGCGCCGGCTCCCCCACTGGTGTCGGAGGCATCCAGGCCGTCGTGCCGGGCTCATACACCCCCGAGGTCGTGCGCGCGATCCATGGCGCGAGGACCGGGAGCGTCGTCGGCCCCTTCAGGGTGGCCGAGAGCCGCTTCCTGGCGGTCTCGGTGATCGAGGACCTCGTCCCCGAGCGCGGCAAGAGCTTCGAGCAGTCGACGGTCGAGATCCGCGCCGGCCTGCGCGAGGAGAAGCGTCAGTCGCTCTGGCGCGAGTTCCTCGACAGCGCGCGCAGCGGTGCCGAGGCGAGCATCGACGACCCGGAGGGCCTGCTGCCGCCGGCGAACCTCTACACGCCGCCCAGCATGAGCGGTGGTACGAACGAGCTTCCGCCCCCGCCCCCGAACCCCGCGCTCCAGCAGCGCGGCTAG
- a CDS encoding sigma-70 family RNA polymerase sigma factor: protein MKKAPTVAGEYVEQLPDELRDLVLIGRAEGSLEADDISNLLTKHKVADEEVDAFYAYLKQEGIEVSDDIKPASDREMELVGPALPDSTRLYLNGIRRTPLLSAAEERRLAQLKDQGDERAKAHLVEANLRLVVSIAKRYTGHGLDLMDLVQEGNMGLIRAIEKFDWSRGFKLSTYATWWIRQSISRAIADQGRTIRIPVHKVEVLNRLRRTTRQLTAELERDPTIEEIAVRMGVDVEEIQHLRQINQETVSLEQRIGDGETELGDLLADDGADEPDSIAVDGAFEDAVAQVLDGLNERAATVIRLRFGIGGEEPRTLEEIAVKFGITRERVRQIEQRTLAHLKGSDDTAHLRELLEEIGEV from the coding sequence GTGAAGAAGGCTCCGACGGTTGCTGGTGAGTACGTCGAGCAGCTGCCTGACGAGCTGCGCGACCTCGTTCTGATCGGTCGGGCCGAGGGCAGCCTCGAGGCCGATGACATCTCCAACCTGCTGACCAAGCACAAGGTCGCCGACGAGGAGGTGGATGCGTTCTACGCCTACCTCAAGCAGGAGGGCATCGAGGTCAGCGACGACATCAAGCCGGCGAGCGACCGGGAGATGGAGCTGGTCGGCCCCGCGCTGCCCGACAGCACCCGGCTCTACCTGAACGGCATCCGTCGCACCCCGCTGCTCAGTGCCGCCGAGGAGCGCCGTCTCGCCCAGCTCAAGGACCAGGGCGACGAGCGCGCCAAGGCTCACCTGGTGGAGGCGAACCTGCGCCTGGTGGTCTCGATCGCCAAGCGGTACACGGGCCACGGCCTGGACCTGATGGATCTCGTCCAGGAGGGCAACATGGGCTTGATCCGCGCGATCGAGAAGTTCGACTGGAGCCGCGGCTTCAAGCTGTCCACCTATGCGACCTGGTGGATCCGCCAGTCGATCTCGCGCGCGATCGCCGACCAGGGCCGGACCATCCGGATCCCGGTGCACAAGGTGGAGGTCCTCAACCGCCTGCGGCGCACCACGCGTCAGCTGACGGCCGAGCTCGAGCGCGACCCGACGATCGAGGAGATCGCCGTCCGGATGGGCGTCGACGTCGAGGAGATCCAGCACCTGCGCCAGATCAACCAGGAGACCGTCTCGCTCGAGCAGCGGATCGGCGACGGCGAGACCGAGCTCGGCGACCTCCTGGCCGACGACGGCGCCGACGAACCTGACTCGATCGCGGTCGACGGGGCCTTCGAGGACGCCGTCGCCCAGGTCCTCGACGGCCTGAACGAGCGCGCCGCCACGGTCATCCGGCTGCGCTTCGGCATCGGCGGCGAGGAGCCGCGCACCCTCGAAGAGATCGCCGTCAAGTTCGGGATCACCCGTGAGCGGGTCCGCCAGATCGAGCAGCGCACCCTCGCGCACCTGAAGGGTTCGGACGACACCGCTCACCTGAGGGAGCTGCTCGAGGAGATCGGCGAGGTCTGA
- a CDS encoding YidC/Oxa1 family membrane protein insertase yields the protein MEGPLTFLGWPLRFVVDGAQALGFGPAGLIILVVPLIRILLYPIAHRQAAALDRLSALKPEITRIHTDLAGDREALQRELVGAYSTARVSPFGPLLLIVPQALALVSLYFAVAPEFGGSSSDLGLPPLAEPARVSLIGFGLVALYMAGFCGTLILSARRLSGEIGLATRILAIAVAAGALVALPITSVGLALYLAATAVCSLAQAALLYREFGPGGGDHLSGDVGAPPASPISSEAR from the coding sequence ATGGAGGGGCCACTGACATTCCTGGGATGGCCCCTTCGTTTCGTCGTCGACGGCGCGCAGGCGCTCGGGTTCGGGCCTGCGGGCCTGATCATCCTCGTCGTCCCCCTGATCCGGATCCTGCTCTACCCGATCGCCCATCGACAGGCGGCGGCCCTGGATCGGCTCTCGGCCCTGAAGCCGGAGATCACACGCATCCACACCGATCTCGCCGGTGACCGCGAGGCGCTCCAGCGCGAGCTCGTCGGCGCCTATTCCACGGCGCGGGTCTCCCCCTTCGGTCCGCTCCTGCTGATCGTCCCCCAGGCCCTGGCGCTCGTGAGCCTCTACTTCGCGGTCGCCCCGGAGTTCGGCGGGAGCTCATCCGATCTCGGACTCCCCCCGCTCGCCGAGCCGGCGCGGGTGTCCCTCATCGGCTTCGGCCTGGTCGCCCTCTACATGGCCGGCTTCTGCGGGACCCTCATCCTCTCCGCCCGGCGGTTGTCGGGGGAGATCGGACTCGCGACCCGGATCCTCGCGATCGCCGTCGCCGCCGGCGCCCTCGTGGCCCTCCCGATCACCTCGGTCGGCCTGGCGCTCTACCTCGCCGCGACAGCGGTGTGCTCGCTCGCCCAGGCGGCGCTCCTCTATCGCGAGTTCGGTCCCGGCGGCGGTGATCACCTCTCGGGAGATGTCGGGGCGCCACCCGCGTCACCCATCTCCTCAGAGGCCCGCTGA
- a CDS encoding AAA family ATPase: protein MAFAHGYVSLDELLDWVRAHPLGDGRFVPVCIWGSRGIGKCVAPDTPIVLNGERITISAAWDRWAGEPRPDGDGFWASSTKQLRTVSVDGDLRLASGEVVHFYRQQVSEPGRTVVLESGERLTMTRAHRLRTLSGWRNDLRVDDLVAVPAPSVSARPRNAGHIETPPHIEWRRIAAVEEIRLEGWVYDLEVAEHHNYLAAGIVTHNTQALKQYTVERGIGLRVIQPAHLSQGSDLVGIPFIDQETRKTVYALPDRLPKPDDEDVRRGGILFLDEINRANLAVLQGLMEVIGEGTIGQSGWELPEGWMVVAAANPNIPGYDVNTMDDAMVGRMLHYSPGFSSATWTRWATENNVARSVVNFVLQNPDLVDGGESELPQEVRPTLNPRTAYYLACLYEAGMPLRVLDVIANGLWGDEAAQNFLTHHLDTEAPLSGGQILRGGWQPTVDQWVAGDRFDLLRASSELLISMLSGNQAVRSRAAEGTAIWMAYLPQSLFVEMVVSIGEACPEWLPVILTYAETGVGARMPRNRSMLRRPAQREMVQQRQGRTERRRVEESAREELVALPPARSNGGPEIPGPDDAVEAPPAPPAPAGAGSIRPLGRDDSAGADDDLPFTRPDTSQFQLPDFD from the coding sequence GTGGCTTTCGCACATGGTTACGTCTCCCTGGACGAGCTGCTGGACTGGGTCCGCGCCCACCCTCTCGGCGACGGTCGCTTCGTGCCCGTCTGCATCTGGGGCAGCCGCGGTATCGGCAAGTGCGTCGCCCCGGACACACCGATCGTCTTGAACGGCGAGCGGATCACCATCTCCGCGGCCTGGGATCGCTGGGCGGGGGAGCCGAGGCCCGACGGAGACGGCTTCTGGGCCTCCTCGACGAAGCAACTTCGGACCGTCTCTGTCGACGGTGATCTGCGACTGGCCTCCGGCGAGGTGGTCCACTTCTACCGCCAGCAGGTCAGCGAACCCGGGCGGACGGTCGTGCTGGAGTCCGGCGAGAGACTCACGATGACCCGCGCGCATCGCCTGCGCACCCTCTCGGGTTGGAGAAACGACCTCCGGGTCGACGACCTCGTGGCGGTGCCGGCACCCTCCGTCTCAGCGCGCCCGCGCAACGCCGGGCACATCGAGACACCCCCTCACATCGAGTGGCGTCGGATCGCCGCGGTGGAGGAGATCCGCCTGGAGGGCTGGGTCTACGACCTCGAGGTGGCGGAGCACCACAACTACCTGGCCGCCGGAATCGTGACCCACAACACCCAGGCGCTCAAGCAGTACACGGTCGAGAGGGGCATCGGCCTGCGCGTCATCCAGCCCGCCCACCTCTCCCAGGGCTCGGATCTGGTCGGCATCCCCTTCATCGACCAGGAGACCCGCAAGACCGTCTACGCCCTCCCGGACCGTCTCCCCAAGCCCGACGACGAGGATGTGCGCCGCGGCGGCATCCTCTTCCTCGACGAGATCAACCGCGCGAACCTCGCCGTCCTGCAGGGCCTGATGGAGGTGATCGGCGAGGGGACCATCGGCCAGTCCGGCTGGGAGCTCCCCGAGGGCTGGATGGTCGTCGCCGCCGCGAACCCGAACATCCCGGGCTACGACGTCAACACGATGGACGACGCCATGGTCGGCCGGATGCTCCACTACTCGCCGGGCTTCTCATCGGCGACCTGGACTCGCTGGGCGACCGAGAACAACGTCGCCCGGTCGGTCGTCAACTTCGTGCTCCAGAACCCGGACCTGGTGGACGGCGGTGAGTCCGAGCTGCCGCAGGAGGTCCGACCCACGCTGAACCCGCGCACCGCCTACTACCTGGCTTGCCTCTATGAGGCCGGTATGCCACTGAGGGTCCTCGACGTGATCGCGAACGGCCTCTGGGGAGATGAGGCCGCTCAGAACTTCCTCACCCATCACCTCGACACCGAAGCCCCGCTCTCGGGTGGACAGATCCTCCGCGGCGGCTGGCAGCCGACCGTCGACCAGTGGGTCGCCGGCGACCGGTTCGACCTCCTGCGCGCCTCGAGTGAGCTCCTGATCTCGATGCTGTCCGGCAACCAGGCCGTACGCTCGCGCGCCGCCGAGGGCACCGCGATCTGGATGGCCTATCTCCCGCAGAGCCTCTTCGTCGAGATGGTCGTCTCGATCGGCGAGGCCTGCCCTGAGTGGCTGCCGGTCATCCTCACCTACGCCGAGACCGGAGTCGGCGCACGCATGCCGCGCAATCGCTCGATGCTCCGCCGGCCCGCTCAGCGCGAGATGGTCCAGCAGCGGCAGGGTCGCACCGAGCGTCGGCGCGTCGAGGAGAGCGCACGCGAGGAGCTCGTCGCCCTGCCGCCGGCGCGCTCGAACGGCGGCCCGGAGATCCCCGGACCCGACGATGCGGTCGAAGCTCCCCCTGCGCCTCCCGCGCCCGCCGGCGCCGGCTCGATCCGCCCGCTCGGGCGAGATGACAGCGCCGGCGCCGACGACGACCTGCCGTTCACCCGACCCGACACCAGCCAGTTCCAGCTCCCTGACTTCGACTGA
- a CDS encoding phospholipase D family protein yields the protein MAASTPSRLPIGLFDDVDEAEEALFLTYSANLDFFERAVLQRTRGLQARATVISDSAMVSSDPVAVRHAGLKYLDARAVSPRGAFHPKVIVVAGPEAVTLAVGSGNLTLAGWHGNSELWTVIRGDGQSVPGTFAQAAGFLRGLSDSEVILSPGAGDAMERAALLLERGTATYQGPRMVSSLGQPIIDQMPRGPVDELIAYAPFHDSRIQALEALVDRLAPSALTVFVAPDTTVDGARLEGYLAARGGRLAWTLERPHHHGKIISWRIGEQWWALTGSPNLSAPALLSTVADGNCEVGLIGEIEGPLSPQETDQPIRGVAGLRGPEPSRESQVRSLLLAAVAAPGGTVLHLAGPLEESALIEVFDEEAGAFIIDDAREVPAGCLNHTTRPPLPPGAALQLVLQGAQTRSNRVYVTDMGAATRRPVRVVGTAMTTATRLVLGDAFEQLLADIDALRPYLLRMQLIEPAPASSAAQAESEAATTGDQPVMRRARRRTLEEHLDGLIAVLGDPLTRWALSLPQVPGEEGETKLSSVELTAETGDEMEDPPENVVVEDLPLPEVIDTLTELQRNRLRRWIHRLLVRAAGAPPIVRVLAARLVLHGIAAKLWPSHEEGAVVLEAIEVLSAPGDEPVPAERVAAASLAAVLLSLLHAEAPRRAFGSAQMLRFERGERLARVLLEHCSTEDLTRLCDEMRPRLGIAVSAAVVLEVALEATNPEQQGYGRAIEILERDYGIIAQERNGGLELYKELPRQPEYFLILAVAVAERDVDPVIVRGRTDRGPVLAVWRAPWLAISHTRRTGQRGELYRLTAGSEPRSLISGRDPLGALPPKVEQWMPGQTPDGVGAVLLALADMDAESTD from the coding sequence GTGGCCGCCTCCACGCCTAGCCGGCTGCCGATCGGGCTGTTCGACGATGTGGACGAGGCCGAGGAAGCCCTGTTCCTGACCTACTCGGCGAACCTGGACTTCTTCGAGAGGGCGGTCCTCCAGAGGACCCGAGGCCTACAGGCGAGAGCCACGGTGATCTCGGACTCGGCCATGGTCAGCTCCGACCCCGTCGCGGTGCGCCACGCCGGCCTCAAGTACCTCGACGCCCGGGCGGTGTCCCCGCGGGGCGCCTTCCATCCGAAGGTGATCGTGGTCGCCGGACCCGAGGCGGTGACGCTCGCGGTCGGCTCCGGGAACCTGACTCTCGCCGGCTGGCACGGCAACTCGGAGCTCTGGACGGTGATCCGCGGTGATGGGCAGTCGGTCCCCGGCACCTTCGCCCAGGCGGCGGGCTTTCTGAGGGGGCTGAGCGACTCGGAAGTCATCCTGTCGCCCGGCGCCGGCGATGCCATGGAGCGGGCCGCTCTGTTGCTCGAGCGCGGAACTGCCACCTACCAGGGGCCTCGGATGGTCTCGTCGTTGGGTCAGCCGATCATCGATCAGATGCCGCGCGGCCCCGTCGATGAGCTGATCGCCTACGCACCCTTCCACGACTCGCGCATCCAGGCGCTCGAGGCTCTGGTGGATCGGCTCGCGCCGTCCGCCCTGACCGTCTTCGTGGCCCCGGACACGACGGTCGACGGGGCGCGACTGGAGGGCTACCTGGCGGCGCGTGGAGGCCGGCTCGCCTGGACGCTGGAGCGGCCGCACCACCACGGCAAGATCATCTCGTGGCGGATCGGAGAGCAGTGGTGGGCACTCACCGGGAGCCCGAACCTGTCGGCCCCTGCGTTGCTCTCAACGGTCGCCGACGGCAACTGCGAAGTAGGCCTTATCGGTGAGATCGAGGGGCCGCTGTCCCCGCAGGAGACGGATCAGCCCATTCGCGGGGTGGCGGGTCTGCGTGGGCCCGAGCCGAGCCGCGAATCCCAGGTGCGCTCGCTGCTGCTGGCCGCGGTGGCGGCGCCCGGGGGAACCGTTCTCCATCTGGCCGGTCCGCTTGAGGAATCAGCACTGATCGAGGTCTTCGATGAGGAGGCGGGGGCCTTCATCATCGATGACGCGCGCGAGGTACCGGCGGGGTGCCTGAATCACACCACCAGGCCGCCCCTGCCGCCGGGGGCGGCGCTCCAGTTGGTCCTCCAAGGGGCACAGACCCGCAGCAACAGGGTCTACGTGACCGACATGGGGGCCGCGACACGCCGGCCGGTCCGCGTGGTCGGCACGGCGATGACGACCGCGACGCGACTCGTGCTCGGTGATGCCTTCGAGCAGCTCCTCGCTGACATCGACGCCCTGCGACCCTACCTGCTCCGCATGCAGCTCATCGAGCCCGCCCCGGCGTCCTCAGCGGCGCAAGCGGAGTCTGAGGCGGCGACGACGGGCGACCAGCCGGTGATGCGCCGCGCGCGCCGGCGAACCCTCGAGGAGCACCTTGACGGGCTCATCGCGGTCCTCGGCGACCCGCTCACCCGATGGGCGCTCTCTCTTCCACAGGTGCCCGGGGAGGAGGGTGAGACGAAGCTCAGCTCGGTGGAGCTGACCGCCGAGACCGGCGACGAGATGGAAGATCCGCCGGAGAATGTCGTGGTCGAGGACCTCCCGCTGCCCGAGGTCATCGACACGCTCACCGAACTCCAGCGGAATCGCTTGCGCCGATGGATCCACCGCCTGCTCGTGCGGGCGGCGGGCGCGCCCCCGATCGTTCGGGTGCTCGCCGCGCGGCTCGTCCTCCATGGGATTGCCGCGAAGCTCTGGCCCTCCCATGAAGAGGGCGCGGTCGTACTCGAAGCCATCGAGGTGCTGAGCGCACCCGGCGACGAACCGGTGCCGGCGGAGCGGGTGGCGGCCGCGAGTCTCGCTGCGGTCCTCCTCTCACTGCTCCACGCCGAAGCTCCGCGGCGCGCGTTCGGCTCGGCGCAGATGCTCCGTTTCGAGCGTGGCGAGCGACTCGCCCGGGTGCTCCTCGAGCATTGCTCCACTGAGGACCTGACGCGTCTGTGCGATGAGATGAGACCCCGCCTCGGGATCGCCGTCAGCGCGGCCGTTGTCCTCGAGGTCGCGCTCGAGGCGACCAATCCGGAGCAGCAGGGCTACGGACGCGCCATCGAGATCCTCGAGCGCGACTACGGGATCATCGCCCAGGAGCGCAACGGCGGCCTGGAGCTCTACAAGGAGTTGCCCAGGCAACCCGAGTACTTCCTCATCCTGGCCGTCGCGGTGGCCGAACGGGACGTCGACCCGGTGATCGTGCGTGGCCGGACCGATCGCGGGCCCGTCCTCGCGGTATGGCGGGCGCCCTGGCTGGCGATCAGCCACACCCGCCGCACCGGCCAACGCGGGGAGCTATACCGCCTCACCGCAGGCTCTGAGCCGCGGAGCCTCATATCCGGCAGGGATCCGCTGGGGGCGCTCCCACCGAAGGTCGAGCAGTGGATGCCCGGACAGACTCCCGATGGTGTCGGTGCCGTCCTGCTGGCGCTTGCCGACATGGACGCAGAGTCCACGGACTGA
- a CDS encoding helix-turn-helix transcriptional regulator, whose protein sequence is MNGSDLVFVARTRAGLSQAELGRRAGMAQNAVARIESARTHPSFETIRDLVRAAGFEPEIELRTRDESLRSDAGERLRMSTPERVSRGIRAAQVARRLVGVAARQER, encoded by the coding sequence ATGAACGGTTCAGATCTCGTATTCGTCGCGCGCACGCGGGCGGGCCTCAGTCAGGCGGAGCTCGGACGTCGGGCGGGTATGGCACAGAACGCCGTGGCGAGGATCGAGAGTGCCCGGACGCATCCGAGCTTCGAGACCATCCGGGACCTGGTCCGCGCAGCCGGCTTCGAGCCGGAGATCGAGTTGCGCACCAGAGATGAGTCCTTGCGCTCAGACGCAGGCGAGCGCCTGCGGATGTCCACTCCGGAGCGGGTCAGCCGGGGGATCCGCGCCGCTCAGGTCGCCCGCCGACTCGTGGGGGTAGCAGCGAGGCAGGAGAGGTAA
- a CDS encoding RHS repeat-associated core domain-containing protein produces MNSEQTADGWQIRLRDGTELSFSNTALRGVLTAIRDRFGNEVTIVRETPKISSSIGRISIIRSPNGRWIKPTYDNGDRITSARDNLGRTVTYTYAPVNSWLSSVTNPGGGVTQYATSDYTRVSSITDARGITFIENTYDGAGRVVEQTQADDTTYGFDYTVDGAGKVTATEVTDPRGIVARTEFSTAGYPTSVTDAHGSAEALTTTYTRQAEGDLVTRITDPLSRHTDFTYSDRGDVTSITRLAGTPGAVTTEMTYEPNYGLVASVTDPLDHTTGYAYTSAGALSAVTDPRGKTTTVTSDEDGQTTLVTDPLGHETAIDYSRGAAVSVIDELGNAAQSFTDAGGRPAAGTDATGRTGTTTFDALNRVTATENAAGERTTFTHDNNGNLTALTDARSNTTEYIYDVMDRVTARIDPLDDSDTFTYDANGNLTTTTDREGQVTRLGYDLLDRQTFVGFDETVGTPPGYESTIDYSYDDGGRLTEADDSANGTITLAYDGLDRLTSEATPTGTVSYGYDAADRRTTMDTAGQDQTTYAYDAADRLTGITRGTQAPVFTYDDANRPTGVTLPGGASMTYTHDAADRLTRITYANGGGELGRIDYGNDPAGRRHEVSGFWARMGLPQAMGAGTFDAANRLTTRGTATYSYDDIGNLTGDGTQAYAWNARGELTGLTGGTPGATFGYDAFGRRREATIGATSTGYRYDGENAIVETEGSDAVQILGGLGVDSALTRTDASGVEALLTDALGSTVALADASGGVLTEYGYEPFGAPSVTGAPSDNPTQFTGRESDGTGLQFSRARYYSPGLGRFISEDPIGFAGGDVNLYAYVWNAPGQFTDPSGLCGNPVGCLQDAGSWWVNTGSTATMGFLVDRVHPIAYQVVPGYGLGYSLGRRKDADEVASQAAGALPWTRLLKGPKAIQQGFSKPHRRPVNESAPAQDAGQVLNGGHHWLGGYDEIASGVFVSKDGLRRFRIARGDINPKRGSAHANFEDLDPVTGAVTRNRHVPFR; encoded by the coding sequence GTGAACTCCGAGCAGACCGCCGACGGCTGGCAGATCCGACTGCGCGACGGCACCGAGCTCTCGTTCTCGAACACCGCCCTACGGGGGGTCCTCACCGCGATCCGGGACCGCTTCGGCAACGAGGTGACCATCGTCCGTGAGACGCCGAAGATCAGTAGCTCCATCGGCCGGATCTCCATCATTCGGTCCCCGAACGGCCGGTGGATCAAGCCCACCTACGACAACGGCGACCGGATCACCTCAGCCCGCGACAACCTCGGGCGGACCGTCACCTACACCTACGCGCCCGTCAACAGCTGGCTCTCGAGCGTCACCAACCCCGGCGGGGGAGTCACCCAATACGCGACAAGCGACTACACCCGGGTGTCGAGCATCACCGACGCCCGCGGCATCACCTTCATCGAGAACACCTACGACGGCGCCGGCCGCGTCGTGGAGCAGACCCAAGCCGACGACACCACCTACGGCTTCGACTACACCGTCGACGGCGCCGGCAAGGTGACCGCCACCGAGGTCACGGATCCCCGCGGGATCGTGGCACGCACCGAATTCTCAACCGCCGGCTACCCGACGTCGGTCACCGACGCCCACGGAAGCGCCGAGGCCCTCACCACCACCTACACCCGGCAGGCAGAGGGCGACCTCGTCACCCGGATCACTGACCCCCTCAGCCGCCACACCGACTTCACCTACTCCGACCGCGGCGACGTCACGTCGATCACCCGCCTCGCCGGCACCCCGGGCGCCGTCACGACTGAGATGACCTACGAGCCCAACTACGGCCTCGTCGCGTCGGTCACCGACCCCCTCGATCACACGACCGGCTACGCCTACACGTCCGCCGGTGCGCTCAGCGCAGTCACCGACCCACGCGGCAAGACCACCACCGTGACCTCCGACGAGGACGGCCAGACGACCCTCGTCACCGACCCCCTCGGCCACGAGACCGCGATCGACTACTCGCGCGGCGCGGCGGTGTCGGTGATCGATGAGCTCGGCAACGCCGCACAGTCGTTCACCGACGCGGGGGGCCGCCCCGCCGCGGGAACCGACGCGACCGGCCGCACCGGGACGACCACGTTCGACGCGCTCAACCGCGTCACCGCAACCGAGAACGCCGCCGGGGAGCGGACGACCTTCACCCACGACAACAACGGGAACCTGACTGCCCTCACCGACGCCCGGTCCAACACGACCGAGTACATCTACGACGTCATGGACCGGGTCACCGCCCGCATCGACCCACTCGACGACTCCGACACCTTCACCTACGACGCCAACGGCAACCTCACGACCACTACTGACCGGGAGGGGCAGGTCACCCGCCTCGGCTACGACCTACTCGACCGCCAGACCTTCGTCGGGTTCGACGAGACCGTGGGCACGCCTCCGGGCTACGAGAGCACCATCGACTACAGCTACGACGACGGCGGCCGACTGACCGAAGCCGACGACTCGGCCAACGGCACGATCACCCTCGCCTACGACGGCCTCGACCGCCTCACCTCCGAGGCGACGCCGACCGGCACGGTCAGCTACGGCTACGACGCCGCCGACCGGCGCACCACCATGGACACCGCCGGCCAGGACCAGACGACCTACGCCTACGACGCCGCCGACCGCCTCACCGGCATCACCCGCGGCACCCAGGCCCCCGTCTTCACCTACGACGACGCCAACCGACCCACCGGCGTCACCCTCCCCGGCGGGGCCTCGATGACCTACACCCACGACGCCGCTGACCGGCTCACGCGGATCACCTACGCCAACGGCGGTGGTGAACTCGGGCGGATCGACTACGGCAACGACCCCGCCGGCCGGCGCCACGAGGTGTCTGGCTTCTGGGCCCGCATGGGGCTCCCGCAGGCGATGGGGGCCGGCACCTTCGACGCGGCCAACCGCCTCACCACCCGTGGGACCGCGACCTACTCCTACGACGACATCGGCAACCTCACCGGCGACGGCACCCAGGCCTACGCCTGGAACGCCCGCGGCGAGCTGACCGGCCTGACGGGCGGCACGCCTGGGGCGACCTTCGGCTACGACGCCTTTGGCCGCCGCCGCGAGGCCACCATCGGCGCGACATCCACCGGCTACCGATACGACGGCGAGAACGCCATCGTCGAGACTGAGGGCTCCGACGCCGTCCAGATTCTCGGCGGCCTCGGCGTCGATTCGGCCCTGACCCGAACCGATGCTTCCGGGGTCGAGGCGCTCCTCACCGACGCTCTCGGTAGCACCGTTGCTCTCGCCGACGCATCGGGAGGTGTCCTCACCGAATACGGCTACGAACCGTTCGGGGCGCCCTCGGTAACCGGGGCCCCTTCGGACAACCCGACCCAGTTCACGGGGCGTGAGTCGGACGGCACTGGCCTCCAGTTCAGCCGAGCCCGCTACTACAGCCCGGGCCTGGGAAGGTTCATCTCCGAGGACCCGATCGGGTTCGCCGGCGGCGACGTAAACCTCTACGCCTACGTCTGGAACGCCCCGGGTCAGTTCACGGACCCCAGCGGGCTCTGCGGGAACCCGGTCGGATGCCTCCAGGACGCCGGAAGCTGGTGGGTGAACACCGGGTCCACAGCCACGATGGGCTTCCTCGTGGACCGGGTGCATCCCATTGCCTACCAAGTGGTGCCGGGCTACGGCCTTGGCTACTCACTTGGTCGACGGAAAGACGCTGACGAAGTCGCGAGTCAGGCCGCCGGGGCTTTGCCATGGACCCGACTCCTCAAGGGCCCGAAAGCTATACAGCAGGGGTTCTCGAAACCGCACCGCCGACCTGTGAACGAGTCGGCTCCTGCCCAGGATGCTGGGCAGGTTCTGAATGGGGGACACCACTGGTTGGGGGGATATGACGAGATAGCATCGGGCGTGTTCGTGTCGAAGGATGGCCTGAGGCGCTTTAGAATCGCACGCGGCGATATCAACCCGAAGAGAGGCTCAGCGCATGCAAACTTTGAGGACCTCGACCCAGTGACCGGTGCGGTCACGCGAAATCGCCATGTGCCTTTCCGCTGA